The Amblyomma americanum isolate KBUSLIRL-KWMA chromosome 3, ASM5285725v1, whole genome shotgun sequence genome window below encodes:
- the LOC144123458 gene encoding bestrophin-3-like, translated as MTIAYQADVSTSTLLGFWKLVARWRGSVYKLIFKEMLVYGAAFTAIAVWYRRFMTPHERHLFEQLALYSDRALEHIPLSFVLGFYVSFVAGRWWDQFTSIPWPDRLAHVVLAYVSGNDDQGRLLRRTMMRYANLGLVLVLKSVSGSVKKRFPSTQHLVEAGFMTAEERSLYEATPSRTNRHWLPSVWFVNLANAAVHQGRLQSGPPVKHLLEELNQFRAKCSLLWCYDWVTVPLVYTQVVTLTTHLFFVTCLVARQSLDPSKGYSGHQLDVYFPFFTFLQFIFFMGWLKVAEQLINPFGEDDDDFETNWLIDRHTQVSYMAVDEMYGKFPSMERDLHWDSQEPDLPYTAAAIVHKIPTYRGSAVSVG; from the exons ATGACGATCGCGTACCAGGCGGACGTGTCCACGAGCACGCTGCTGGGCTTCTGGAAGCTGGTGGCCCGCTGGCGCGGCTCGGTCTACAAGCTCATCTTCAAGGAGATGCTCGTGTACGGCGCCGCGTTCACAGCCATCGCCGTCTGGTACCGGCGCTTCATGACGCCGCACGAGCGCCACCTGTTCGAGCAGCTCGCCCTGTACAGCGACCGCGCGCTCGAGCACATCCCGCTCTCGTTCGTGCTCGGCTTCTACGTGTCCTTCGTGGCGGGCCGCTGGTGGGACCAGTTCACCAGCATCCCCTGGCCGGACAGGCTGGCGCACGTGGTGCTCGCCTACGTCAGCGGCAACGACGACCAGGGGCGTCTGCTGCGGCGCACAATGATGCGCTACGCCAACCTCGGCCTCGTGCTCGTCCTCAAATCA GTGAGCGGATCGGTGAAGAAGCGCTTCCCGAGCACCCAGCACCTGGTGGAGGCCGGCTTCATGACGGCCGAAGAGCGCTCCCTGTACGAGGCGACCCCCAGCCGCACCAACCGCCACTGGTTGCCCTCGGTGTGGTTCGTCAACCTGGCCAACGCGGCCGTGCACCAGGGACGCCTGCAGTCCGGCCCGCCGGTCAAGCATCTGCTCGAGGAGCTCAACCAATTCCGCGCAAAGTGCTCGCTCCTCTGGTGCTACGACTGGGTGACCGTGCCTCTCGTCTACACCCAG GTAGTAACACTCACGACGCACCTGTTCTTCGTTACTTGTTTGGTGGCACGGCAGAGCCTGGACCCTTCGAAAGGCTACTCGGGCCACCAGCTGGACGTCTACTTCCCCTTCTTCACTTTCCTTCAGTTCATCTTCTTCATGGGCTGGCTGAAG GTTGCCGAGCAGTTGATAAACCCCTtcggcgaggacgacgacgacttCGAGACAAATTGGCTCATCGACCGACACACCCAG GTGTCGTACATGGCGGTGGACGAGATGTACGGCAAGTTCCCCAGCATGGAGCGCGACCTGCACTGGGACAGCCAGGAGCCCGACCTGCCCTACACGGCGGCCGCCATCGTGCACAAGATCCCCACTTACCGCGGGTCGGCTGTCAGCgtcggatga